A stretch of DNA from Paenibacillus sp. FSL W8-0186:
AACTACAAGCGACGGAACAGCATTTTGGAATCACTTCACATAGGACATTTTACACATCCAGCCTTTGTCGCTTTAAGCCTCATACTACACTATTTTACTATGAAGGAAAGGTGATTATCATGTTGAAATGGTCAGTTATTTTTCTGATGATAGCGATTATTGCAGGAATTTTCGGATTTTTTAACATTGTAGCAGCAGCTGCTTCGATCGCTAAAGTGCTTTTCTTCATTTTCCTCATCTTGTTCGTGATTTCTCTCTTCACCGGACGCAGCCGTTCACTTTAATAGATAAGACCATCATCCGTTCGGCAAATCCCTGCTGAAAAAGGCGGCGCTTCATGACGAAGCAGCCGCCTTTTTGTTGCATTAGTAGGAAGACAAGTACCGTGCGATTTCAAGCCAATCCAATGTAAGCTTAACCGTTATTTGCTGATCGTTGAAGACTATATCCCGTATGACAACCGGTTCAGGTACAA
This window harbors:
- a CDS encoding DUF1328 domain-containing protein; the encoded protein is MLKWSVIFLMIAIIAGIFGFFNIVAAAASIAKVLFFIFLILFVISLFTGRSRSL